Proteins co-encoded in one Flavobacteriaceae bacterium MAR_2009_75 genomic window:
- a CDS encoding thiol:disulfide interchange protein DsbD: MKQIILSISLLLSFLQVYSQSDEDPVLFTTEVEEISATEYQLIISATIFEGWHVYSQFTAEGGSLPSEFNFKNAGEDYELIGETTESETITEYSDIFEVDETFFKDKAIFTQRIKLLNPDINQINVNLFYQVCKEICIPVDVDFSFVLDGGVAIKTEQTIDERSAAMATSLKLNLKNKHLLKSSEETVGAGSELWMIFGLGFLGGLIALLTPCVFPMIPLTVSFFTKHSKQKAKGIANALLYGFFIVLIYFLLSLPFHLFDSVDSQILNTIATNIWLNIVFFVVFVFFAFSFFGYYELTLPSSWANKMDAASAKVGGGIGIFFMAVTLAIVSFSCTGPILGGLLGSTVLEEGDVATNLSAGMTGFGLALALPFALFALFPAWLNSLPKSGGWMNTVKVVLGFLELALALKFLSNADMVGNWGILKREIFLGIWIVLFLLLALYLFGIFRFPHDGPNQKLSTGRKVTGLISVGLSLNLLLGLFNMSSLKLLSGFPPPAFYSVFETESDCPLGLNCFKDFDEGVAYAKKVNKPILLDFTGWACVNCRKMEENVWSEAEIYSILKEEYVLISLYIDDRKELPEAEQFDYKFDSGRVKSIETIGEKWGTFQTINFNAASQPYYVLLSPELEILNNAVQYTDSDTYLDWLRQGLSNFQSEQEIVLQK; this comes from the coding sequence ATGAAGCAGATAATTCTATCTATATCATTATTATTGAGTTTTTTACAGGTTTATTCGCAAAGCGATGAAGACCCTGTTCTTTTTACTACGGAGGTAGAAGAAATATCTGCTACGGAGTACCAGCTCATTATTTCGGCAACTATTTTTGAGGGCTGGCATGTTTATTCTCAATTCACTGCTGAAGGTGGCTCATTGCCCAGTGAGTTTAATTTTAAGAATGCGGGAGAAGACTATGAATTGATTGGTGAGACCACCGAGAGCGAAACGATTACGGAGTACAGCGACATTTTTGAGGTCGACGAAACGTTTTTTAAAGATAAAGCGATTTTTACGCAACGTATAAAATTGCTTAATCCTGATATAAATCAGATAAATGTCAATCTCTTTTATCAAGTCTGTAAAGAGATCTGTATACCGGTAGATGTTGATTTTTCCTTTGTTTTAGATGGTGGTGTAGCGATAAAAACCGAGCAGACCATAGATGAAAGGAGCGCGGCTATGGCCACTTCTTTAAAATTGAACCTTAAGAACAAACATCTGCTCAAAAGCTCGGAAGAAACGGTAGGGGCCGGTTCAGAATTATGGATGATTTTTGGCCTTGGCTTCTTAGGGGGGTTGATAGCCTTGTTGACGCCTTGCGTATTTCCAATGATACCATTGACCGTATCATTCTTTACCAAACATTCGAAACAGAAGGCCAAAGGTATAGCGAATGCCCTTTTGTACGGCTTCTTTATCGTGCTAATTTACTTCTTACTAAGTCTACCATTTCATTTATTCGATTCAGTTGATTCACAAATACTTAATACGATTGCAACGAATATATGGTTGAATATCGTTTTCTTCGTGGTATTCGTATTTTTTGCCTTTTCGTTCTTTGGTTATTATGAACTCACACTGCCTAGTTCTTGGGCCAATAAAATGGATGCCGCTTCGGCAAAAGTTGGTGGGGGAATAGGTATTTTCTTCATGGCGGTGACCTTGGCGATAGTTTCGTTTTCATGTACCGGACCAATTTTAGGTGGACTCTTGGGCAGTACGGTCTTAGAAGAAGGCGATGTAGCGACCAATTTAAGTGCGGGCATGACGGGCTTTGGTCTTGCATTGGCCTTACCATTTGCACTTTTTGCCTTATTTCCGGCGTGGTTGAATTCGCTTCCTAAGTCTGGCGGATGGATGAACACGGTAAAAGTGGTTCTTGGCTTTTTAGAATTGGCTCTAGCCCTTAAGTTTCTTTCCAATGCAGACATGGTCGGTAATTGGGGCATCTTGAAAAGAGAAATTTTCTTGGGTATATGGATAGTTCTTTTTCTTCTTCTTGCCTTGTATTTGTTCGGTATATTCCGATTTCCTCATGATGGCCCCAACCAAAAACTATCTACAGGGCGTAAAGTAACGGGACTTATCAGTGTCGGACTATCCCTTAATTTGCTTTTAGGGCTTTTTAATATGTCAAGTTTAAAGCTTCTTAGTGGGTTTCCGCCTCCTGCATTTTATAGTGTATTCGAGACGGAGAGCGATTGTCCCCTAGGTTTAAACTGCTTTAAAGATTTTGATGAAGGTGTAGCATATGCTAAGAAGGTGAATAAGCCCATTTTACTTGATTTTACCGGGTGGGCTTGTGTTAACTGCCGCAAGATGGAAGAAAATGTATGGAGCGAAGCTGAGATTTACTCGATTCTAAAAGAAGAATATGTGCTGATTTCACTTTATATCGATGATAGAAAGGAACTTCCTGAAGCAGAGCAGTTTGATTATAAGTTCGATTCAGGGCGGGTCAAGAGCATAGAGACCATAGGAGAGAAGTGGGGTACCTTTCAGACTATTAACTTTAACGCCGCCTCACAGCCTTATTATGTGCTGCTATCCCCAGAACTGGAAATTTTGAACAACGCTGTGCAGTATACCGATAGCGATACATATCTCGATTGGTTGAGACAAGGGCTTTCGAACTTTCAGAGTGAACAAGAAATAGTTTTACAAAAGTGA
- a CDS encoding NAD(P)H-dependent FMN reductase — protein sequence MAKILAFAGSNSSKSINYELVKFTVSTIEDHKVEVLNMANFPFPMYSEDHESENGYSNSMIELKNDISEADGVIISVNEHNSNPSAYFKNLLDWLSRLERNFLQDKPVLLMSTSKGKRGAAGAIEVVKNLLPRFGAEVVGTFSLPNFLDNLGSGQSIVDADLAQAHSTAVQNFLSRI from the coding sequence ATGGCTAAGATATTGGCATTTGCTGGTAGCAATTCTTCAAAATCTATTAATTATGAATTGGTGAAATTTACGGTTTCAACCATTGAAGATCATAAGGTGGAGGTTTTGAACATGGCAAATTTTCCCTTTCCGATGTATAGTGAAGACCATGAGAGTGAAAATGGCTATTCGAATTCAATGATTGAGCTGAAGAACGATATTTCGGAAGCCGATGGGGTGATTATATCTGTAAACGAACATAACAGTAATCCTTCGGCCTATTTTAAGAACCTCTTAGACTGGTTGTCTAGGCTCGAACGCAATTTCTTGCAAGATAAGCCGGTACTGTTAATGTCGACCTCTAAAGGTAAGAGAGGTGCTGCTGGGGCAATCGAGGTGGTTAAAAATTTACTGCCCCGTTTCGGGGCCGAAGTGGTCGGTACTTTTTCATTGCCTAATTTCTTGGATAATTTGGGTAGTGGCCAATCTATTGTAGATGCTGACTTAGCCCAGGCACATAGCACGGCCGTACAAAATTTTCTATCTAGAATTTAA
- a CDS encoding magnesium chelatase family protein: MLKKVYGSAVFGVEATTITCEVNVDTGVGYHLVGLPDNAIKESNYRIAAALLNNGYRIPGKKITLNLAPADLRKEGSAYDLTMALGILAASGQIKSENIEKFIIMGELSLDGSLHAIKGALPIAIKAREEGFEGFILPKENAKEAAIVSDLKVYGVENISEVIGYFDKGETLEQTIIDTREEFYKNLDFPEFDFSDVKGQESIKRCMEIAAAGGHNIILIGPPGAGKTMLAKRLPSILPPMTLHEALETTKIHSVVGKIKNMGLMSQRPFRSPHHTISDVALVGGGAYPQPGEISLSHNGVLFLDELPEFKRGVLEVMRQPLEDREVTISRARFTVTYPSSFMLVASMNPSPGGYFNDPDAPVTSSPAEMQRYLSKISGPLLDRIDIHIEVTPVPFEKLSEDRKGESSVEIRKRVTVARQLQTKRFAELENVHYNAQMNTKQIREYCRLDDASKELLKNAMERLNLSARAYDRILKVARTIADLDDSESVNGSHIGEAIQYRSLDREGWLG, from the coding sequence ATGCTTAAGAAAGTTTACGGAAGTGCCGTATTTGGTGTCGAAGCGACGACCATAACTTGTGAAGTAAATGTAGACACGGGTGTTGGCTACCACTTAGTGGGTCTACCCGATAACGCCATTAAAGAAAGTAATTATCGTATCGCCGCTGCATTATTGAATAATGGCTATCGTATTCCGGGCAAAAAGATTACGTTGAACCTTGCTCCGGCAGATTTGCGAAAAGAGGGCTCAGCTTATGATCTGACGATGGCGCTAGGCATACTTGCCGCCTCAGGGCAAATTAAATCTGAGAATATTGAAAAATTTATTATCATGGGAGAGCTGTCTTTAGATGGAAGCCTACATGCGATAAAGGGAGCTCTACCCATTGCCATCAAGGCAAGGGAAGAAGGTTTTGAAGGCTTTATACTCCCCAAAGAAAATGCCAAGGAAGCTGCGATTGTCTCTGATTTGAAAGTGTACGGAGTTGAAAATATCAGTGAGGTTATCGGCTATTTTGATAAAGGGGAAACGCTCGAACAAACCATTATTGACACTCGGGAAGAATTTTATAAAAATTTGGATTTTCCAGAGTTTGATTTTTCCGATGTGAAGGGCCAGGAGAGTATAAAGCGTTGTATGGAAATCGCTGCTGCCGGAGGGCATAATATTATTCTAATTGGACCACCAGGAGCCGGTAAAACAATGTTGGCCAAACGTTTACCGTCGATTTTACCACCAATGACATTGCATGAAGCGTTGGAAACAACAAAAATTCATAGCGTTGTAGGTAAAATAAAAAATATGGGCTTAATGAGTCAACGGCCCTTTCGTTCGCCCCATCATACAATTTCTGATGTCGCCCTAGTCGGTGGGGGCGCATACCCGCAACCAGGTGAAATATCGCTATCACATAATGGAGTTTTATTTTTAGATGAGCTTCCTGAGTTTAAAAGAGGGGTACTAGAAGTTATGCGGCAGCCCTTAGAAGATCGAGAAGTTACTATTTCAAGAGCACGTTTCACCGTTACATACCCGAGTAGTTTTATGTTGGTTGCCAGTATGAACCCAAGCCCCGGTGGTTATTTTAATGACCCCGATGCGCCGGTGACCTCTTCGCCGGCTGAGATGCAACGGTATTTAAGTAAAATTTCCGGTCCTTTATTGGATCGTATCGATATTCATATTGAAGTGACACCGGTGCCGTTCGAAAAACTATCGGAAGATAGAAAAGGAGAGAGTAGTGTTGAGATACGTAAACGGGTAACGGTAGCCCGCCAGTTACAGACGAAACGGTTTGCAGAACTTGAAAATGTGCATTATAATGCCCAAATGAACACCAAACAAATTCGTGAGTACTGTAGGTTAGATGATGCTTCGAAAGAATTGTTGAAGAACGCTATGGAAAGGCTCAATCTTTCCGCACGAGCTTATGATCGTATTTTAAAAGTGGCTCGTACTATTGCAGATTTAGATGATTCAGAATCGGTAAATGGTAGTCATATAGGTGAAGCCATTCAATATAGAAGCCTTGATAGAGAGGGGTGGTTGGGGTAA
- a CDS encoding penicillin amidase: MKKVLWWFIALIILIVISAFLFINSMKPDYDGKIKLKNLVSKVETYYDPYGIPHIYGKNEKDAFRALGYVHAQDRLWQMELLRRIGKGGLSELFGKDLLRTDRFFLALGIDDASEKTVAGLSSNDPGVQLTQAYLDGINEFIEQGPTPIEFYLTGIDKEPFVIKDVYNVMGYMAFSFAMAHKTDPLLTKIKEELGDEYLKDLAISSDTTTVWLKNHSNNKNDSVNGKLTAGIFDVLQKYHIPQFEGSNSWVLGAEKTKNGKVIFANDPHIGFSQPSVWYEAHVSTPTYENYGYHLAGVPYPILGHNRKLAYGMTMFENDDVDFYYEDINPDNTSEYRTAMGWQNFEIVTKTIKVKDSGNIDFSYRKTNRGPVLNGIADGIEGERPISIWWIYTQEENRVMDALYGMSHAENLNEFASHLQDVHAPGLNIMYGDAEGNVAWWATAKLYHIPDSINTKLVYEKDNVLSAQKEYLDFSQNPHAINPPSNFVYSANNQPDSIAGMLYPGYYLPENRAKRIVQLLKPKNDWDRESVGAMLNDVTSSVDVEIVKNLLKHIDTVGLNDEQLEFLDKLMNWNGTYNLNSTEATLYHKWVYLLLKDAFIDELDHEVFDQLLSTHLIKRTIAPLFANTESIWWDNIKTDDKTETLKELVNSAFRNAYDDLKESLDDDTSKWTWSRVHTLEHGHPIGQVEALRDFFNVGPYPVIGSREVINNMFFPYSDDGEYKVSSGPSTRRLVDFSDIENSMSILPTGQSGNPFSKHYKNQAQMYIDGKFRKMMLNKAEIESTSESLLIFEPK, translated from the coding sequence TTGAAGAAGGTACTGTGGTGGTTTATTGCCCTGATTATTTTAATCGTTATTTCCGCTTTTCTATTTATAAACAGCATGAAGCCCGATTACGATGGAAAAATCAAATTAAAAAACCTTGTTTCTAAGGTAGAAACCTATTACGATCCTTACGGAATTCCGCATATTTACGGCAAAAACGAAAAAGACGCTTTTAGGGCGCTAGGCTATGTGCACGCCCAAGACCGATTGTGGCAAATGGAGCTTTTGCGTCGCATAGGCAAAGGTGGTCTTTCAGAACTTTTTGGAAAAGACCTACTTCGAACCGATAGATTTTTTCTAGCCCTGGGCATCGATGACGCATCCGAAAAAACCGTAGCGGGCCTGAGTTCTAACGATCCCGGGGTGCAACTCACCCAAGCCTATCTTGATGGCATCAATGAATTCATTGAACAAGGTCCAACACCAATTGAGTTCTATCTCACCGGAATCGATAAAGAACCTTTTGTTATAAAGGATGTATACAATGTAATGGGCTATATGGCCTTCAGTTTTGCAATGGCACATAAAACAGACCCATTACTGACCAAAATTAAAGAAGAGCTAGGCGATGAATATTTAAAAGACCTAGCAATATCAAGCGACACGACTACGGTTTGGTTAAAGAACCATTCAAATAATAAGAACGATTCGGTAAATGGTAAGTTAACCGCTGGAATTTTTGATGTTCTTCAAAAATATCATATTCCACAATTTGAAGGAAGCAATAGTTGGGTCTTGGGCGCAGAAAAAACAAAAAATGGAAAAGTGATTTTTGCAAATGACCCGCATATCGGTTTCTCACAACCATCCGTTTGGTATGAGGCACATGTGAGCACACCTACCTATGAAAATTATGGCTATCATTTGGCCGGTGTTCCATATCCTATTTTAGGGCATAATCGAAAACTTGCCTATGGTATGACGATGTTCGAGAATGATGACGTCGATTTTTATTATGAGGATATTAATCCAGATAACACTTCAGAATATAGAACCGCAATGGGTTGGCAAAATTTTGAAATTGTAACGAAAACCATAAAGGTCAAAGATTCTGGGAATATCGATTTCTCTTACCGAAAAACAAATCGAGGCCCGGTTTTAAATGGAATTGCAGATGGGATAGAAGGAGAAAGACCCATTTCTATATGGTGGATATATACCCAAGAAGAGAATAGGGTTATGGACGCGCTTTATGGTATGTCGCATGCCGAAAATTTAAATGAGTTTGCTTCGCATCTTCAGGATGTTCATGCACCAGGGTTAAATATAATGTATGGCGATGCCGAAGGAAATGTGGCTTGGTGGGCTACGGCCAAACTCTATCATATACCAGATAGTATAAATACCAAACTGGTTTATGAAAAAGATAATGTTTTGTCGGCTCAAAAAGAGTATTTAGATTTTTCTCAAAATCCGCACGCGATAAATCCTCCATCGAATTTTGTTTATTCGGCAAACAATCAACCAGATTCAATTGCCGGTATGCTCTATCCAGGGTATTATTTGCCCGAGAACCGTGCGAAGCGTATTGTTCAATTACTCAAACCAAAAAATGATTGGGATAGAGAGTCTGTAGGTGCTATGTTGAACGATGTTACTTCATCCGTAGATGTCGAAATTGTTAAGAACCTACTCAAACACATTGATACAGTAGGTTTGAACGATGAACAATTAGAATTTCTTGATAAGTTAATGAATTGGAACGGTACTTATAACCTGAACAGTACTGAAGCCACACTGTACCACAAGTGGGTCTATCTTCTCTTAAAAGATGCATTTATAGATGAGTTGGACCATGAAGTTTTCGACCAATTACTAAGTACTCATTTAATTAAGCGAACCATAGCGCCCCTTTTTGCCAACACAGAATCTATTTGGTGGGATAATATTAAGACTGATGACAAAACTGAAACATTAAAAGAACTGGTCAATTCGGCTTTTCGAAATGCATATGACGATTTAAAAGAATCTTTAGATGATGATACTTCAAAATGGACATGGAGTAGAGTTCACACTCTTGAACATGGGCATCCTATTGGGCAGGTAGAGGCCTTACGTGATTTTTTCAATGTAGGTCCTTATCCTGTTATTGGATCCCGTGAAGTAATCAATAATATGTTCTTTCCGTATTCAGATGATGGGGAGTATAAAGTAAGTTCAGGTCCATCAACGAGACGTTTAGTAGATTTTTCAGATATTGAAAATAGCATGAGTATTCTACCAACAGGGCAATCGGGAAATCCGTTTAGTAAACATTATAAAAATCAGGCTCAAATGTATATTGATGGTAAGTTTAGAAAAATGATGTTGAACAAGGCAGAAATTGAGTCCACCTCAGAATCATTGCTCATATTTGAACCTAAATAA
- a CDS encoding glucose-fructose oxidoreductase: MKTNKRRTFLQKTGIIAASTAFAPNALWAATNPKKDKLGVALVGLGYYSTDLLAPALQLTKNCELKAIVTGSPEKIPVWQEKYNIADKNVYSYDTFDDIAKNDEIDVIYIVLPPSMHAEYVIKAANLGKHVWCEKPMAPSVAECEAMIKACNDNKVKLAIGYRCQHDPNIQAYMKAAKDKTFGKVDMVTSAAGYFDGRTDHWKQKKAMGGGVMGDMGVYAIQGARLATGEEPISVLAQTFTNRPEIYHEVEETAMFQLEFPSGARAACHTSFGISMNYLKINYEKGWLQMEPHSSYNGNKGVMSNGTEINFPIENQQARQMDDDAAAIMNKTELMVPGEEGLRDIRVVEAVYKSAAANNLIKI, encoded by the coding sequence ATGAAAACGAACAAGAGACGAACATTTTTACAAAAAACGGGCATTATCGCTGCCTCTACCGCTTTTGCACCAAATGCCCTATGGGCAGCGACAAACCCTAAAAAAGATAAACTTGGTGTGGCCTTAGTCGGTTTAGGCTACTATAGTACCGACCTCTTGGCGCCTGCGCTACAATTAACAAAAAACTGCGAGCTAAAGGCCATTGTAACCGGTAGTCCGGAAAAAATTCCAGTTTGGCAAGAGAAGTATAATATTGCCGATAAGAACGTTTACAGCTATGATACTTTTGACGACATCGCCAAGAATGATGAAATCGATGTTATTTATATTGTTTTACCGCCATCAATGCATGCCGAATACGTAATTAAGGCTGCCAATCTAGGAAAACATGTCTGGTGCGAAAAACCTATGGCACCATCCGTAGCAGAGTGCGAAGCAATGATTAAGGCATGTAATGATAATAAAGTTAAACTGGCAATCGGGTATCGATGTCAGCACGACCCCAACATTCAGGCGTATATGAAAGCCGCTAAGGACAAAACTTTTGGCAAGGTCGATATGGTTACATCGGCAGCAGGCTACTTTGATGGCCGCACCGACCATTGGAAACAGAAAAAAGCCATGGGTGGTGGCGTAATGGGCGATATGGGAGTTTATGCCATACAAGGGGCTCGTTTGGCTACGGGAGAAGAACCCATTTCGGTATTGGCCCAGACGTTTACCAATCGCCCAGAAATTTATCACGAAGTTGAAGAAACCGCAATGTTTCAGCTCGAATTTCCCAGTGGTGCAAGAGCTGCTTGCCATACCAGTTTTGGCATCTCGATGAACTACCTAAAAATCAATTATGAGAAAGGATGGTTACAAATGGAACCACACTCCTCATACAACGGGAATAAAGGTGTTATGTCTAACGGAACTGAAATCAATTTTCCTATAGAGAACCAACAAGCTCGACAAATGGACGATGATGCGGCAGCAATTATGAACAAGACCGAATTAATGGTACCGGGAGAAGAAGGATTGAGAGATATTCGCGTGGTAGAAGCAGTCTATAAATCTGCAGCCGCCAATAACTTAATCAAAATTTAG
- a CDS encoding iron-binding CDGSH zinc finger protein has translation MSDKNYNPIQVDLKTGRRYSWCTCSFSNEQPFCDGSHKANKATPPMVFEVKEDREAWLCTCKETSTPPYCDGSHNS, from the coding sequence ATGAGCGATAAAAATTACAATCCCATTCAAGTCGATTTAAAAACTGGTAGACGCTACTCTTGGTGTACCTGCAGTTTTAGTAATGAGCAACCATTCTGCGATGGTTCGCACAAAGCGAACAAGGCCACCCCTCCCATGGTTTTTGAGGTTAAGGAAGACCGTGAAGCTTGGTTATGCACTTGTAAAGAAACGAGCACTCCACCCTATTGCGACGGTTCACATAATAGTTAA
- a CDS encoding para-aminobenzoate synthetase component 1, which yields MRVTKLFSVSDMPRFKTDLLSWAQQYDETVWLDSNGHHDKYGVFEGLLAVDGLTCIQTDHYNAFEELKEYRNQTNDYIFGYLTYDLKNDLEKLSSKNHDGLEFPELYFFQPKKIIKIIEGFVEFSYLKMVDDEIEEDFKSISEGDSPAFHDYEHAKDIRIKLRTFKDEYFKQVKSLLAHIQRGDIYEANFCQEFYAQDTEINPYKTYQKLNAISRAPFATYLKIWDKHLLCASPERYLKKTGKKVISQPIKGTAKRAEDVVEDSRLKSNLEQDVKERAENIMIVDLVRNDLSKSALKGGVKVEELCKVYSFAQVHQMISTVSAQVAENINPVDIIKETFPMGSMTGAPKISAMQLIEKHESFKRGLYSGAVGYFSPDGDFDFNVVIRSILYNSTKKYVSFSVGSAITAKALPEIEYEECLLKAKAMREVLEKLG from the coding sequence TTGCGGGTTACCAAATTGTTTTCAGTTTCAGATATGCCGCGTTTTAAGACCGATCTGCTGTCTTGGGCGCAACAATATGATGAAACCGTTTGGCTTGATAGTAATGGTCACCACGATAAATATGGGGTTTTTGAGGGGTTGTTGGCGGTCGATGGATTAACCTGTATTCAAACAGACCATTACAATGCCTTTGAAGAGCTAAAGGAGTATCGGAATCAAACGAATGATTATATCTTCGGATATCTTACTTATGATTTAAAGAATGATCTTGAAAAACTTTCGTCTAAAAACCATGACGGACTGGAATTTCCGGAACTGTATTTTTTTCAGCCCAAAAAAATAATCAAGATTATTGAGGGCTTTGTAGAGTTCAGCTATCTGAAAATGGTCGATGATGAGATAGAAGAAGATTTCAAGTCTATCTCTGAAGGAGATTCACCTGCTTTTCATGACTATGAACACGCTAAAGACATTCGCATAAAACTTCGTACGTTTAAAGATGAGTATTTTAAGCAAGTAAAATCATTATTGGCGCATATACAGCGTGGAGATATTTATGAGGCCAATTTCTGTCAAGAATTTTATGCTCAGGATACCGAAATTAATCCCTATAAAACATATCAAAAACTGAATGCGATCTCTAGGGCGCCTTTTGCTACCTATTTAAAAATATGGGATAAACATCTTTTGTGTGCTTCACCGGAACGATACTTGAAAAAAACCGGAAAGAAGGTAATTTCCCAACCGATTAAGGGTACGGCCAAAAGGGCTGAAGATGTGGTAGAAGATAGCAGATTGAAAAGTAACTTAGAGCAAGATGTAAAAGAACGGGCAGAAAACATTATGATTGTTGACCTAGTTCGTAACGACCTTTCTAAAAGTGCCTTGAAAGGAGGGGTAAAGGTCGAGGAACTTTGCAAAGTCTATTCTTTCGCACAAGTGCACCAAATGATTTCGACGGTTTCGGCTCAGGTAGCCGAAAACATAAATCCAGTAGATATTATAAAGGAGACTTTTCCTATGGGGAGTATGACCGGAGCTCCGAAAATTTCGGCCATGCAACTTATTGAAAAGCATGAAAGTTTTAAACGGGGCCTTTATAGTGGTGCGGTTGGGTATTTTAGTCCTGATGGTGACTTTGATTTCAATGTGGTCATTCGAAGTATTTTGTATAATTCCACAAAGAAATATGTTTCCTTTTCAGTCGGCAGTGCAATTACGGCCAAGGCACTACCGGAAATAGAATATGAAGAATGTTTGCTCAAGGCCAAGGCCATGCGCGAGGTGCTTGAAAAATTGGGGTAG
- a CDS encoding tRNA(Ile)-lysidine synthase, whose product MLANFKKHIEDNFPNLLQEKFLLAASGGVDSMVMMDLCATLKLDFAVAHCNFKLRDAESDADEKLVSDVAANYDKFLFVTHFDTIGYLNKNKLSLQVGARQLRYEWFADIMSESGISTLVTAHHADDSLETFLINLSRGTGIDGLSGIPEKKDFISRPLLQFSRQQILDYAKARGLQWREDASNKDTKYLRNKIRHQLVPALKELSPNFLDNFKSTQKYLSQTAEIVKERVAYLKNNLFIKKNGIVHISIEELDKLHPLEGYLYALFQEYGFTEMKDLVQLTKTISGKELISKTHRLIKDRGELLLTEITIGNNVEYSLEADQFELSIPISLTIEEVEELNEIGEHILYVDKDALNYPLTIRNWQNGDYFYPLGMSGKKKLSKYFKDEKVDILTKEQQWLLCSQNKIVWVIGRRADGRFKVTDKTRKILKFILN is encoded by the coding sequence GTGTTAGCAAATTTCAAAAAACATATCGAAGATAACTTTCCTAATCTATTACAGGAAAAATTTTTACTAGCCGCTAGCGGAGGGGTAGATAGTATGGTCATGATGGACCTATGTGCTACCCTTAAACTCGATTTTGCCGTAGCCCATTGTAATTTTAAGCTCAGGGATGCTGAAAGTGATGCCGATGAAAAATTGGTGTCTGATGTTGCTGCCAACTACGATAAATTTTTATTTGTAACTCATTTTGATACAATAGGTTATTTGAATAAAAATAAACTTTCACTTCAAGTAGGGGCGAGGCAATTGCGGTATGAGTGGTTTGCTGATATTATGAGCGAAAGTGGTATCAGTACCTTGGTTACCGCACATCATGCAGATGATAGCTTAGAAACGTTTTTAATCAATCTGTCTAGAGGTACCGGTATTGATGGTCTTTCAGGTATACCTGAAAAAAAAGATTTTATTTCAAGACCTTTACTTCAATTTTCACGTCAGCAAATTTTGGATTATGCTAAGGCAAGGGGTTTGCAATGGAGGGAAGACGCCAGTAATAAAGATACGAAGTACTTAAGAAACAAAATACGTCATCAATTAGTTCCAGCTTTAAAAGAGTTGAGTCCAAATTTCTTGGATAATTTTAAATCTACCCAAAAATATTTATCTCAAACAGCTGAAATAGTTAAAGAAAGAGTTGCTTATCTAAAGAACAACTTATTTATCAAAAAAAATGGCATTGTACATATTTCAATTGAGGAATTGGATAAACTTCACCCTTTAGAGGGCTATCTATATGCACTTTTTCAAGAATACGGTTTTACGGAAATGAAGGATTTGGTTCAGCTAACAAAGACTATAAGCGGAAAAGAACTCATTTCTAAAACTCATCGGTTAATAAAAGATAGGGGTGAGCTGCTCTTGACTGAAATAACTATTGGGAATAATGTTGAATATTCACTAGAGGCCGACCAATTCGAACTATCAATTCCGATTTCATTGACAATTGAAGAAGTAGAAGAACTAAACGAAATAGGCGAACACATACTTTATGTAGATAAAGATGCGTTAAATTATCCCTTGACGATAAGAAACTGGCAAAATGGCGACTATTTTTATCCCTTGGGTATGAGTGGTAAAAAGAAGCTCTCAAAGTATTTTAAAGATGAGAAGGTCGATATTCTTACCAAAGAACAGCAATGGTTGCTGTGTTCTCAAAACAAGATTGTTTGGGTGATCGGAAGGCGTGCAGATGGGCGTTTTAAAGTTACCGATAAGACTAGAAAAATATTAAAATTTATATTGAATTAA